From a region of the Tachypleus tridentatus isolate NWPU-2018 chromosome 1, ASM421037v1, whole genome shotgun sequence genome:
- the LOC143231900 gene encoding uncharacterized protein LOC143231900, with translation MEILKIKAEPFPDEKQDVLLDIKLMKNEDVTPILPSNIETSVNTCCGSQFLGDHILRQEDILTEVGKCSKLYSYIYEKTNLTECNIKESDIPQDGDEPYSYITCGRESVTVYNLKEHKRTPTRENLYNSELNKQIHIGEKLYSCVVCGKHCRTNTELNIHQRIHLGEEDYSCADCGKEFKTNSGLKKHEKIHNDVKPYCCAMCEKHFRTNTELKIHQRIHTGEKPYSCVVCGKQFRSNSSLKKHERTHTGERPYTCVVCKKQFTTTSALKYHKRIHTGEKPYSCGICGKDYKRIGELKIHQKKHTGEKPYGCTICGKHFRVNGDLKKHERIHTGEKPCSCDFCGKQFRSNCNLKKHERIHTGERPYSCVVCKKQFITNSALKYHKRIHGGEKP, from the exons ATggaaatattaaagataaaagcTGAACCCTTTCCTGATGAGAAGCAGGatgttttattagatataaaactgatgaaaaatgAAGATGTAACACCTATATTACCAAGTA ATATAGAGACCAGTGTGAACACCTGTTGTGGAAGTCAGTTTCTTGGTGATCATATTTTAAGACAAGAAGATATTTTAACAGAAGTCGGCAAATGCTCAAAATTATACAGttacatttatgaaaaaacaaatttaactgaATGTAACATAAAAGAATCTGATATACCTCAGGATGGAGATGAACCTTACAGTTATATAACATGTGGAAGAGAATCTGTAACAGTTTATAACCTAAAAGAACACAAGAGAACACCCACAAGAGAGAATCTGTATAATAGTGAattgaataaacaaatacatattggGGAGAAACTTTACAGTTGTGTGGTTTGTGGAAAACACTGTAGAACAAATACTGAATTAAatatacatcaaagaatacacctTGGAGAGGAAGATTACAGTTGTGCAGATTGTGGAAAagagtttaaaacaaacagtggGTTAAAAAAGCATGAAAAAATTCACAATGATGTGAAACCTTACTGTTGTGCAATGTGTGAAAAACACTTTAGAACaaatactgaattaaaaatacatcaaagaatacatactggggagaaaccttacagttgtgttgtttgtggaaaacagtttcGAAGTAACTCTAGCTTAAAGAAACATGAACGGACACATACTGGAGAGAGACCTTACACTTGTGTTGTATGTAAGAAACAGTTCACGACAACTAGTGCATTGAAATATCATAAAAGAATACATAcaggggagaaaccttacagttgtggtATCTGTGGAAAAGACTATAAAAGAATTGGGGAGTTAAAAATTCACCAGAAAaaacacactggagagaaaccttacggTTGTACAATTTGTGGAAAACACTTTAGAGTAAatggtgatttaaaaaaacatgaaagaatACATACTGGTGAGAAACCTTGCAGTTGTGActtttgtggaaaacaatttagaagtaattgtaatttaaaaaaacatgaacGGATACATACTGGGGAGAGACCTTACAGTTGTGTAGTATGTAagaaacagtttataacaaatagtgcattaaaatatcataaaagaaTACATGGTGGAGAGAAACCATAG